From a single Cupriavidus taiwanensis LMG 19424 genomic region:
- the ispC gene encoding 1-deoxy-D-xylulose-5-phosphate reductoisomerase gives MHRITILGATGSIGESTLDVIRRHPGRYAAHALSAHRQVRKLADQCIEFRPARAVVGTAEAARELETLLRDASVATEVSYGEAALESIAADAQTDAVMAAIVGAAGLRPTLAAARAGKRVLLANKEALVMSGRIFMDAVREHGATLLPIDSEHNAIFQCLPADDPRYGRGVAKVLLTASGGPFRTRDPATLHDISPDQACAHPNWVMGRKISVDSATMMNKGLEVIEAHWLFGAPAERIEVLIHPQSIVHSMVAYTDGSVLAQLGNPDMRTPIAYGLAYPERIDAGVTPLDLTLAGGLHFEKPDLARFPCLGLAFDALRAAGVAPAVLNAANEVGVEAFLAGQVRFTDIAGIVRQVLEEAPSGPADTLEAVLAADALAREAARAGVTARAAAR, from the coding sequence ATGCATCGCATCACCATCCTGGGCGCCACCGGCTCCATCGGAGAAAGCACGCTCGACGTGATCCGGCGCCATCCCGGCCGTTACGCGGCGCATGCGCTCAGCGCCCATCGGCAGGTGCGCAAGCTGGCCGACCAGTGCATCGAGTTCCGCCCGGCGCGCGCCGTGGTCGGGACGGCCGAGGCGGCGCGTGAACTGGAAACGCTGCTGCGCGATGCCAGCGTGGCCACCGAGGTCAGCTACGGCGAGGCCGCGCTGGAATCCATCGCCGCCGACGCGCAGACCGATGCGGTGATGGCCGCCATCGTCGGCGCGGCGGGCCTGCGCCCGACGCTGGCGGCGGCGCGCGCGGGCAAGCGCGTGCTGCTGGCCAACAAGGAAGCCCTGGTCATGTCCGGGCGCATCTTCATGGACGCGGTGCGCGAGCACGGCGCTACGCTGCTGCCGATCGACAGCGAGCACAACGCCATCTTCCAGTGCCTGCCCGCCGACGACCCGCGCTACGGCCGCGGCGTGGCCAAGGTGCTGCTGACCGCGTCGGGCGGGCCGTTCCGTACCCGCGATCCGGCCACGCTGCACGATATCTCGCCTGACCAGGCCTGCGCCCATCCCAACTGGGTCATGGGCCGCAAGATCTCGGTCGACTCGGCCACCATGATGAACAAAGGCCTCGAGGTGATCGAGGCGCACTGGCTGTTCGGCGCCCCGGCCGAGCGCATCGAGGTGCTGATCCACCCGCAGAGCATCGTGCATTCGATGGTGGCCTACACCGACGGCTCGGTGCTGGCGCAGCTGGGCAACCCCGACATGCGCACCCCAATCGCCTATGGCCTGGCCTATCCGGAACGGATCGACGCGGGCGTGACGCCGCTCGACCTGACCCTCGCCGGCGGCCTGCATTTCGAAAAGCCGGACCTGGCGCGGTTCCCGTGCCTGGGGCTGGCCTTCGACGCGCTGCGGGCGGCGGGGGTGGCACCCGCGGTGCTCAATGCCGCCAATGAAGTGGGGGTAGAGGCATTCCTGGCGGGCCAGGTGCGCTTTACCGATATCGCCGGCATCGTGCGTCAGGTGCTGGAGGAAGCACCGAGCGGACCCGCCGACACGCTCGAGGCCGTGCTCGCCGCCGACGCGCTGGCGCGCGAGGCGGCCAGGGCCGGCGTCACCGCGCGGGCCGCGGCCCGCTGA
- a CDS encoding phosphatidate cytidylyltransferase, with protein MLLTRVITALCLLLLILPILFLAPPAGLAGLLGVIVLLAGWEFGRLIGLRGPWPYVYALACLIATIAWHDLPLRHATTWLLEAAVVCWVVAVVLLARGVRSATPAFTALGAVLGLVMLPAFAHATMILRGAGIGVLLTAAVLVWAADIGAYFTGKAIGRRKLAPGISPGKSWEGAIGGWVLALVIGLALAATHAFAPTWFSAMGDRGGLGFVAALTTLLVAASVVGDLFESLLKRQVGKKDSSRLLPGHGGVLDRIDALLPVFPLAALMLIFL; from the coding sequence ATGCTCCTCACCCGCGTCATCACCGCCCTGTGCCTGTTGCTGCTGATCCTGCCGATCCTGTTCCTGGCGCCGCCGGCGGGCCTGGCGGGCCTGCTCGGCGTGATCGTGCTGCTGGCCGGCTGGGAATTCGGCCGCCTGATCGGCCTGCGCGGGCCGTGGCCCTACGTCTATGCGCTGGCCTGCCTGATCGCCACCATCGCCTGGCATGACCTGCCGCTGCGCCATGCCACCACCTGGCTGCTCGAGGCCGCGGTGGTGTGCTGGGTCGTGGCCGTGGTGCTGCTGGCGCGCGGCGTGCGCAGCGCCACCCCGGCGTTCACGGCGCTGGGCGCGGTGCTGGGCCTGGTGATGCTGCCTGCGTTTGCCCATGCCACCATGATCCTGCGCGGCGCCGGCATCGGCGTGCTGCTGACCGCCGCGGTGCTGGTATGGGCCGCCGATATCGGCGCGTATTTCACCGGCAAGGCCATCGGCCGGCGCAAGCTGGCGCCCGGCATCAGCCCGGGCAAGTCGTGGGAAGGCGCGATTGGCGGCTGGGTGCTGGCGCTGGTGATCGGCCTTGCGCTGGCGGCCACCCACGCCTTTGCCCCGACCTGGTTCTCGGCAATGGGCGACCGCGGCGGACTGGGCTTCGTCGCCGCGCTGACCACGCTGCTGGTCGCCGCCAGCGTGGTGGGCGACCTGTTCGAATCCCTGCTCAAGCGCCAGGTCGGCAAGAAGGACAGCAGCCGGCTGCTGCCCGGCCATGGCGGCGTGCTGGACCGCATCGACGCCTTGCTGCCGGTGTTCCCGCTGGCCGCCCTGATGCTGATTTTTCTCTGA
- a CDS encoding isoprenyl transferase, translating to MQHISSTLAVPDTSYVPRHVAIIMDGNGRWATQRHLPRVAGHSRGLDAVRAVVEACAARGVQYLTLFAFSSENWRRPADEVSFLMRLFMMSLRREVVKMHANNIRLRVVGDLSRFSPRIQRLIKDAEARTAGNTGLTVTIAANYGGRWDLLQAMRKMLARSPMLDPETIDESLLAPHLAMAYAPEPDLFIRTGGEQRISNFLLWQLAYSELYFTDVYWPDFDAAELDKAFASYRQRERRFGRTSAQLVAPGLSGTA from the coding sequence ATGCAGCACATCAGCTCGACGCTTGCCGTACCCGATACTTCCTACGTGCCCAGGCACGTTGCCATCATCATGGACGGCAACGGCCGCTGGGCGACCCAGCGGCATCTGCCGCGCGTGGCGGGGCACAGCCGGGGGCTGGACGCTGTGCGCGCGGTGGTGGAAGCCTGCGCCGCCAGGGGCGTGCAGTACCTGACGCTGTTCGCGTTCAGCTCCGAGAACTGGCGGCGTCCGGCCGACGAGGTCTCGTTCCTGATGCGGCTGTTCATGATGTCGCTGCGTCGCGAAGTGGTGAAGATGCACGCCAACAACATCCGGCTGCGGGTGGTGGGCGACCTGAGCCGCTTCAGTCCGCGCATCCAGCGGCTGATCAAGGATGCCGAGGCGCGCACCGCCGGCAATACCGGCCTGACCGTCACCATCGCCGCCAACTACGGCGGGCGCTGGGATCTGCTGCAGGCCATGCGCAAGATGCTGGCGCGCTCGCCCATGCTCGATCCGGAAACGATCGACGAGTCCCTGCTGGCACCGCACCTGGCCATGGCCTATGCGCCGGAGCCGGACCTGTTCATCCGCACCGGCGGCGAACAGCGCATCAGCAACTTCCTGCTGTGGCAGCTCGCCTATTCCGAGCTGTATTTCACCGATGTCTACTGGCCGGATTTCGACGCCGCGGAACTCGACAAGGCCTTTGCCTCGTACCGCCAGCGCGAACGCCGCTTCGGCCGCACCAGCGCGCAGCTGGTCGCGCCGGGACTTTCCGGCACGGCCTGA
- the frr gene encoding ribosome recycling factor, with amino-acid sequence MSVADTKKSAEQKMQKSIEAFKADLAKIRTGRAHTGLLDHVQVDYYGSMVPISQVAAIGLADARTITVQPWEKKMVSAVEKAIRDCDLGLNPATMGEVIRVPMPALTEERRKELTKVVKGEAEGAKVAVRNLRRDANEQFKKLVKDKTISEDEERRGQDEVQKLTDKYVAEIDRMVAEKEKEIMTV; translated from the coding sequence ATGAGCGTCGCCGACACAAAGAAGAGCGCCGAGCAGAAAATGCAGAAGTCGATCGAAGCCTTCAAGGCCGATCTGGCTAAGATCCGCACCGGTCGTGCCCATACCGGCCTGCTCGATCACGTTCAGGTGGATTACTACGGCTCGATGGTTCCCATCAGCCAGGTGGCGGCGATCGGCCTGGCCGATGCCCGTACCATCACGGTGCAGCCGTGGGAAAAGAAAATGGTCAGCGCCGTCGAAAAGGCCATCCGCGATTGCGACCTGGGCCTGAATCCGGCCACCATGGGCGAAGTGATCCGTGTGCCGATGCCTGCACTGACCGAAGAGCGCCGCAAGGAGCTGACCAAGGTCGTGAAGGGCGAGGCCGAGGGCGCCAAGGTGGCCGTGCGCAACCTGCGCCGCGATGCCAACGAGCAGTTCAAGAAGCTGGTCAAGGACAAGACCATTTCCGAGGACGAAGAGCGCCGCGGCCAGGACGAGGTGCAGAAACTGACCGACAAGTACGTGGCCGAGATCGACAGGATGGTCGCCGAAAAAGAGAAGGAGATCATGACGGTCTGA
- the pyrH gene encoding UMP kinase, whose translation MPAYKRVLLKLSGEALMGDDAFGINRSTIEAMVNDIAEIVKLGVQVAVVIGGGNIFRGVAGGAAGMDRATADYMGMLATMMNALALQDAMRHANIEGRVQSALRMDQVVEPYIRPRAIRQLEEGKVVIFAAGTGNPFFTTDTAAALRGSEIGAEIVLKATKVDGVYTADPKKDPSATRYTTISFDEAISRNLQVMDATAFALCRDQKLPIKVFSIVKPGALKRVILGEDEGTLVHV comes from the coding sequence ATGCCAGCCTACAAGCGCGTCCTTCTGAAACTGTCCGGTGAAGCCCTGATGGGCGACGATGCCTTCGGCATCAACCGCTCCACCATCGAGGCGATGGTGAACGACATTGCCGAGATCGTGAAGCTCGGCGTGCAGGTGGCGGTGGTGATCGGCGGCGGCAATATCTTCCGCGGCGTTGCCGGCGGCGCTGCCGGCATGGACCGCGCCACCGCGGACTACATGGGCATGCTGGCCACCATGATGAACGCGCTGGCGCTGCAGGACGCGATGCGCCACGCCAATATCGAAGGCCGCGTGCAGTCGGCGCTGCGCATGGACCAGGTGGTCGAGCCCTATATCCGCCCGCGCGCGATCCGCCAGCTGGAAGAGGGCAAGGTGGTGATCTTCGCCGCCGGCACCGGCAACCCGTTCTTCACCACCGATACCGCGGCCGCGCTGCGCGGCTCCGAGATCGGCGCCGAGATCGTGCTGAAGGCCACCAAGGTCGACGGCGTGTACACCGCCGACCCGAAGAAGGATCCCAGCGCCACGCGCTACACCACCATCAGCTTCGACGAGGCCATCTCGCGCAACCTGCAAGTGATGGACGCCACCGCGTTTGCGCTGTGCCGCGACCAGAAGCTGCCGATCAAGGTGTTCTCGATCGTGAAGCCGGGCGCGCTCAAGCGCGTCATCCTGGGCGAGGATGAGGGTACGCTGGTGCATGTGTGA
- the tsf gene encoding translation elongation factor Ts, whose translation MAAITASMVAELRAKTDAPMMECKKALTEADGDLNKAEELLRVKLGNKASKAASRVTAEGVVAAFIDGTTGALVELNCETDFVSKNDDFLAFSAKVAELVAKQNPADVAALSALEIDGVSVEATRTALIGKIGENMTIRRFARYANGGKLVSYLHGTRIGVMVEFDGDEAAAKDVAMHVAAMKPVSLSAEQVPADLIAKERSIAEQKAAESGKPAEIAAKMVEGSVQKYLKEVSLFNQPFVKNDKQTVEQMLKAANTTVKSFTLYVVGEGIEKKQDDFAAEVAAQVAAAQKG comes from the coding sequence ATGGCGGCAATTACCGCAAGCATGGTTGCAGAACTGCGCGCGAAGACCGACGCGCCGATGATGGAATGCAAGAAGGCCCTGACCGAGGCCGACGGCGACCTGAACAAGGCTGAAGAGCTGCTGCGCGTCAAGCTGGGCAACAAGGCCAGCAAGGCTGCCTCGCGCGTGACCGCCGAAGGCGTGGTCGCTGCGTTCATCGACGGCACCACCGGCGCGCTGGTCGAACTGAACTGCGAAACCGATTTCGTCTCCAAGAACGACGACTTCCTGGCCTTCTCGGCCAAGGTGGCCGAGCTGGTCGCCAAGCAGAACCCGGCCGACGTGGCCGCGCTGTCGGCGCTGGAAATCGACGGCGTGAGCGTTGAAGCCACCCGTACCGCCCTGATCGGCAAGATCGGCGAAAACATGACGATCCGCCGCTTTGCCCGCTACGCCAACGGCGGCAAGCTGGTCTCGTACCTGCACGGCACCCGCATCGGCGTGATGGTCGAGTTCGACGGCGACGAAGCCGCCGCCAAGGACGTCGCCATGCACGTGGCCGCGATGAAGCCGGTGTCGCTGTCGGCCGAGCAGGTCCCCGCCGACCTGATCGCCAAGGAGCGCAGCATCGCCGAGCAGAAGGCCGCCGAGTCGGGCAAGCCGGCCGAGATCGCCGCCAAGATGGTCGAGGGTTCGGTGCAGAAGTACCTGAAGGAAGTCTCGCTGTTCAACCAGCCGTTCGTGAAGAACGACAAGCAGACCGTCGAGCAGATGCTGAAGGCCGCCAACACGACCGTCAAGAGCTTCACGCTCTATGTCGTGGGCGAAGGCATCGAGAAGAAGCAGGACGACTTCGCCGCCGAAGTGGCCGCCCAGGTGGCCGCTGCCCAGAAGGGCTGA
- the rpsB gene encoding 30S ribosomal protein S2, giving the protein MSVTMREMLEAGCHFGHQTRFWNPKMAPFIFGHRNKIHIINLEKTLPMFQDAMKYVRQLAANRGTILFVGTKRQSREILAEEAGRAGMPYVDARWLGGMLTNFKTVKTSIKRLKDMEAAKEAGALETMSKKEALMFEREMIKLEKSIGGIKEMGGVPDAIFVVDVGYHKIAVTEANKLGIPVIGVVDTNHSPEGIDYVIPGNDDSSKAVALYVRGVADAILEGRANAVQEVVEAARGDDEFVEVQEG; this is encoded by the coding sequence ATGTCCGTGACCATGCGCGAAATGCTGGAAGCCGGTTGCCACTTCGGCCACCAGACCCGCTTCTGGAACCCGAAGATGGCCCCCTTCATCTTCGGCCATCGCAACAAGATCCACATCATCAACCTCGAAAAGACGCTGCCGATGTTCCAGGACGCCATGAAGTACGTGCGTCAGCTGGCGGCCAATCGCGGCACCATCCTTTTCGTGGGCACCAAGCGCCAGTCGCGCGAAATCCTGGCTGAAGAAGCAGGCCGCGCCGGCATGCCTTACGTCGACGCCCGCTGGCTCGGCGGCATGCTGACCAACTTCAAGACGGTCAAGACCTCGATCAAGCGCCTGAAGGACATGGAAGCCGCCAAGGAAGCCGGCGCGCTGGAAACCATGAGCAAGAAGGAAGCGCTGATGTTCGAGCGCGAGATGATCAAGCTGGAAAAGTCGATCGGCGGCATCAAGGAAATGGGCGGCGTGCCTGACGCCATCTTCGTGGTCGACGTCGGCTACCACAAGATCGCCGTGACCGAAGCCAACAAGCTGGGCATCCCCGTGATCGGCGTGGTCGATACCAACCACTCGCCGGAAGGCATCGATTACGTGATCCCGGGCAACGACGACTCGAGCAAGGCCGTGGCCCTGTACGTGCGCGGCGTGGCCGACGCCATCCTGGAAGGCCGTGCCAATGCCGTGCAGGAAGTCGTTGAAGCCGCCCGCGGCGACGACGAATTCGTCGAAGTGCAGGAAGGCTGA
- the map gene encoding type I methionyl aminopeptidase, whose protein sequence is MSIYLNTAEDIAHMRVACRLASEVLDYITPFVQPGVTTGELDRLCHAYMRDVQGTVPAPLNYAPPGYPPFPGAICTSVNDVICHGIPGERVLKSGDAVNLDITVITKDGYYGDTSRMFIVGEGSILARRLAQVTYECMWKGIAQVRHGARLGDIGHAIQVHAEAAGYSVVREYCGHGIGKNFHEDPQILHYGRPGTGAEIKAGMIFTVEPMINAGKRDIRTMPDQWTVKTRDRSLSAQWEHTVLVTETGYEVLTVSAGTPAPPAFITDSVAA, encoded by the coding sequence ATGAGCATTTACCTGAACACCGCCGAAGACATCGCCCACATGCGCGTGGCTTGCCGCCTTGCCTCCGAAGTCCTCGACTACATCACGCCCTTCGTGCAACCCGGCGTCACCACCGGCGAACTCGACCGCCTGTGCCACGCCTATATGCGCGACGTGCAGGGCACGGTGCCGGCGCCGCTGAATTATGCGCCCCCGGGATACCCGCCCTTCCCCGGCGCGATCTGCACCTCGGTCAACGACGTCATCTGCCACGGCATTCCCGGCGAGCGCGTGCTCAAGAGCGGCGACGCCGTCAATCTGGACATCACCGTCATCACCAAGGACGGCTACTACGGCGACACCAGCCGCATGTTCATCGTCGGCGAGGGCTCGATCCTGGCCAGGCGCCTGGCGCAGGTGACCTATGAGTGCATGTGGAAGGGCATCGCCCAGGTGCGCCACGGCGCCCGCCTCGGCGATATCGGCCACGCCATCCAGGTGCACGCCGAAGCCGCCGGCTACAGCGTGGTGCGCGAGTACTGCGGCCACGGCATCGGCAAGAATTTCCACGAAGACCCGCAGATCCTGCACTACGGCCGCCCCGGCACCGGCGCCGAGATCAAGGCCGGCATGATCTTCACGGTGGAGCCGATGATCAACGCCGGCAAGCGCGATATCCGCACCATGCCCGACCAGTGGACCGTGAAGACCCGCGACCGCAGCCTGTCGGCGCAGTGGGAGCACACGGTACTGGTCACCGAGACCGGCTACGAAGTGCTGACGGTGTCCGCCGGCACCCCGGCGCCGCCGGCCTTCATTACCGATTCCGTGGCGGCCTGA
- a CDS encoding [protein-PII] uridylyltransferase yields MDTTPELLLAARVRDQLKADKQALFADFNASANAGTLTTRLRRAVDAALGEAWRGLAMPADAALVAVGGYGRGELFPYSDVDVLLLLPAEPDRDTAGKLERFIGLCWDLGLEIGSAVRTVDDCIRESRQDVTIQTSLLEARLLTGNRKLFEALRSRYQADLDPAAFFQAKLLEMRQRHAKYQDTPYALEPNCKESPGGLRDLQVILWMTKAAGLGDSWKELFEKGLLTQREAQELARNERLLKTIRARLHLVAGRRQDVLVFDLQTALAEAFGYRQSAHKRASEQLMRRYYWAAKAVTQLNSVLLLNIEAMLFPSESQVTRVLNERFVERQGMLEITSDDLYERDPHAILETFLLYERTPGVKGLAPRTLRGLYNARTVMDARWRNDPENRRLFLAIVQEPQGITHALRLMNQTSVLGRYLINFRRIVGQMQHDLFHVYTVDQHILMVVRNMRRFAIVEHTHEFPFCSQLMASFDKPWVLWVAALFHDIAKGRGGDHSRLGTVDARRFCRQHGIAREDADLICWLVEHHLTMSHVAQKQDLTDPDVVHAFAEVVGSERYLTALYLLTVADIRGTSPKVWNAWKGKLLEDLYHITLRVLGGARVDPHSLWSQRKADTISELRLKAFDPALGKSLWAQLDVAFFLRHDSHDIAWLTRHLYNKVDSPVPVVKARVSPAGEGLQVAVYIKDQPDLFARICGYFERKAFSIQDAKIHTTRHGYALDTFQVTDPGMAGDGGNYRDIIALVEHELCERLRLQGALPEPTQGRLSRQSRSFPIKPRVDLRPDERGQYYLLSLSANDRTGLLYAIARVLARHRVSVHTARINTLGERVEDVFLVDGSRLAADNRLQIQLEQDLLAALAI; encoded by the coding sequence ATGGACACCACGCCGGAACTGCTGCTGGCCGCGCGCGTGCGCGACCAGCTGAAAGCCGACAAGCAGGCGCTGTTTGCGGACTTCAACGCCAGCGCCAATGCCGGCACGCTGACCACGCGGCTGCGCCGCGCCGTCGATGCCGCGCTCGGCGAGGCCTGGCGCGGGCTGGCGATGCCCGCGGACGCGGCGCTGGTGGCGGTGGGCGGCTACGGCCGCGGCGAACTGTTCCCGTACTCGGACGTCGACGTGCTGCTGTTGCTGCCGGCCGAACCCGACCGGGATACCGCCGGCAAGCTGGAACGCTTTATCGGCCTGTGCTGGGACCTGGGGCTCGAGATCGGCTCGGCCGTGCGCACCGTTGACGACTGCATCCGCGAGTCGCGCCAGGACGTCACCATCCAGACCTCGCTGCTCGAGGCGCGCCTGCTGACCGGCAACCGCAAGCTGTTCGAGGCGCTGCGCAGCCGCTACCAGGCCGACCTCGACCCGGCGGCGTTCTTCCAGGCCAAGCTGCTGGAAATGCGCCAGCGCCACGCCAAGTACCAGGACACGCCCTACGCGCTCGAGCCCAACTGCAAGGAGAGCCCGGGCGGGCTGCGCGACCTGCAGGTGATCCTGTGGATGACCAAGGCCGCGGGCCTGGGCGACAGCTGGAAGGAATTGTTCGAGAAGGGGCTGCTGACGCAGCGCGAAGCGCAGGAACTGGCCCGCAACGAGCGCCTGCTGAAGACCATCCGCGCGCGCCTGCACCTGGTCGCCGGGCGCCGCCAGGACGTGCTGGTGTTCGACCTGCAGACCGCGCTGGCCGAGGCCTTCGGCTACCGCCAGAGTGCCCACAAGCGCGCCAGCGAGCAGCTGATGCGCCGCTACTACTGGGCCGCCAAGGCGGTGACCCAGCTCAACAGCGTGCTGCTGCTCAATATCGAGGCGATGCTGTTCCCCAGCGAGTCGCAGGTGACGCGCGTGCTCAACGAGCGCTTCGTCGAGCGCCAGGGCATGCTGGAAATCACCAGCGACGACCTCTACGAGCGCGACCCGCACGCCATCCTCGAGACCTTCCTGCTGTACGAGCGCACGCCCGGCGTGAAGGGACTGGCCCCGCGCACGCTGCGCGGGTTGTACAACGCCCGCACGGTGATGGACGCGCGCTGGCGCAACGACCCCGAGAACCGCCGGCTGTTCCTGGCCATCGTGCAGGAGCCGCAGGGCATTACCCATGCGCTGCGGCTGATGAACCAGACCAGCGTGCTGGGCCGCTACCTGATCAACTTCCGGCGCATCGTCGGGCAGATGCAGCACGACCTGTTCCACGTGTACACCGTGGATCAGCACATCCTGATGGTGGTGCGCAACATGCGCCGCTTCGCCATTGTCGAGCACACCCACGAGTTCCCGTTCTGCAGCCAGTTGATGGCCAGCTTCGACAAGCCCTGGGTGCTGTGGGTGGCGGCGCTGTTCCACGACATCGCCAAGGGCCGCGGCGGCGACCATTCACGGCTCGGCACCGTCGATGCGCGCCGCTTCTGCAGGCAGCACGGCATTGCGCGCGAGGACGCCGACCTGATCTGCTGGCTGGTCGAGCACCACCTGACCATGAGCCACGTCGCGCAGAAACAGGACCTGACCGATCCGGACGTGGTCCATGCCTTCGCCGAGGTGGTCGGCAGCGAACGCTACCTGACCGCGCTCTACCTGCTGACCGTCGCCGATATCCGTGGCACCAGCCCCAAGGTATGGAACGCCTGGAAGGGCAAGCTGCTGGAAGACCTGTACCACATCACGCTGCGCGTGCTGGGCGGCGCGCGGGTGGACCCGCACTCGCTGTGGTCGCAGCGCAAGGCGGACACCATCTCGGAACTGCGCCTGAAAGCGTTCGACCCGGCGCTGGGCAAGTCGCTGTGGGCGCAGCTGGACGTGGCCTTCTTCCTGCGCCACGATTCGCACGATATCGCCTGGCTGACGCGCCACCTGTACAACAAGGTCGACAGCCCGGTGCCGGTGGTCAAGGCGCGCGTGTCGCCGGCCGGCGAAGGCCTGCAGGTAGCGGTCTACATCAAGGACCAGCCCGACCTGTTCGCGCGCATCTGCGGCTATTTCGAGCGCAAGGCGTTTTCGATCCAGGACGCCAAGATCCACACCACGCGCCACGGCTACGCGCTCGATACGTTCCAGGTCACCGACCCCGGCATGGCCGGCGACGGCGGCAATTACCGCGACATCATCGCGCTGGTCGAGCACGAGCTGTGCGAGCGGCTGCGCCTGCAGGGCGCGCTGCCCGAGCCCACGCAGGGGCGGCTGTCGCGCCAGTCGCGCAGCTTCCCGATCAAGCCGCGCGTCGACCTGCGCCCGGACGAGCGCGGCCAGTATTACCTGCTGTCGCTGTCCGCCAACGACCGCACCGGCCTGCTGTACGCCATCGCCCGCGTACTGGCGCGCCATCGCGTGTCCGTGCACACGGCACGCATCAACACTTTGGGCGAACGCGTCGAAGACGTGTTCCTGGTAGACGGCAGCCGCCTGGCCGCCGACAACCGATTGCAGATTCAGCTTGAACAGGACTTGCTCGCCGCCCTCGCCATCTGA